The following coding sequences lie in one Rutidosis leptorrhynchoides isolate AG116_Rl617_1_P2 chromosome 4, CSIRO_AGI_Rlap_v1, whole genome shotgun sequence genomic window:
- the LOC139839487 gene encoding probable alpha-amylase 2 isoform X1: MGVIPIENDDGLHQTRIVIRNGREVLLQAFNWESHKHDWWRNLERKVPDMAKSGITSAWLPPATNSFAPEGYLPQNLYSLNTSYGSESSLKALLNKMKQYHIRPMADIVINHRVGTTRGHGGMYNRYDGIALPWDERAVTSCTGGRGNRSTGDNFNGVPNIDHTQDFVRKDIIGWLKWLRHTVGFQDFRFDFARGYSAKYVKEYIEGAKPIFSVGEYWDSCNYNGSFLEYNQDSHRQRIINWIDATGQLSTAFDFTTKGILQEAVKGQLWRLRDAQGKPPGVIGWWPSRAVTFLDNHDTGSTQGHWPFPSNHIMEGYAYILTHPGIPSIFYDHLYDWGTVIHDQIVNLIHIRKQQDINSRSSIRILQAESNLYAAIIGDKLCMKIGSGSWSPTSAEWKLAAHGHQYAVWHKS; encoded by the exons ATGGGTGTCATACCAATC GAAAATGATGATGGGCTACATCAAACACGTATCG TGATTCGCAATGGAAGAGAAGTATTGTTACAG GCTTTCAACTGGGAGTCACATAAACATGACTGGTGGAGAAATTTGGAGAGAAAAGTACCTGATATGGCGAAATCCGGGATCACGTCAGCATGGTTACCGCCTGCAACAAATTCATTTGCTCCTGAAG GCTACCTTCCACAGAACCTGTATTCTCTCAACACATCATACGGGTCTGAGTCTTCGCTTAAAGCATTATTAAATAAAATGAAGCAGTACCACATTCGACCAATGGCTGACATAGTCATTAATCACCGTGTGGGGACCACCCGAGGACATGGTGGAATGTATAACCGTTATGACGGGATTGCATTACCATGGGATGAACGTGCTGTTACATCTTGTACTGGTGGACGG GGTAATCGTAGCACTGGAGACAACTTTAATGGGGTTCCAAATATTGATCATACACAAGATTTTGTTCGAAAAGATATTATTGGTTGGCTTAAATGGCTAAGACACACTGTTGGTTTTCAGGATTTCCGTTTTGATTTTGCAAGAGG TTATTCTGCAAAATATGTGAAAGAATACATCGAGGGCGCAAAACCAATATTTTCTGTTGGAGAATACTGGGACTCGTGCAACTATAATGGGTCGTTCCTGGAATACAACCAAG ATAGTCATAGGCAGCGTATTATCAATTGGATTGATGCTACGGGGCAACTCTCTACTGCATTTGACTTCACAACAAAAGGAATTCTTCAG gAAGCTGTTAAGGGGCAACTTTGGCGTTTGCGTGACGCACAAGGAAAGCCTCCAGGAGTGATTGGATGGTGGCCTTCTAGAGCTGTAACTTTTCTCGATAATCATGACACGGGATCAACTCAG GGTCATTGGCCATTTCCTTCTAACCATATCATGGAG GGCTATGCTTACATCCTTACGCATCCAGGGATACCGTCAATCTTCTATGACCATTTGTATGACTGGGGCACTGTCATTCATGACCAAATCGTGAACCTG ATCCATATTCGCAAGCAGCAAGACATCAACAGCAGATCATCCATTAGAATACTTCAAGCTGAGTCCAATCTTTACGCAGCCATAATCGGAGATAAACTGTGCATGAAAATTGGTAGTGGTTCATGGAGTCCAACAAGTGCGGAGTGGAAATTAGCAGCCCACGGGCACCAGTATGCAGTTTGGCATAA ATCATGA
- the LOC139839487 gene encoding probable alpha-amylase 2 isoform X2, protein MGVIPIENDDGLHQTRIVIRNGREVLLQAFNWESHKHDWWRNLERKVPDMAKSGITSAWLPPATNSFAPEGYLPQNLYSLNTSYGSESSLKALLNKMKQYHIRPMADIVINHRVGTTRGHGGMYNRYDGIALPWDERAVTSCTGGRGNRSTGDNFNGVPNIDHTQDFVRKDIIGWLKWLRHTVGFQDFRFDFARGYSAKYVKEYIEGAKPIFSVGEYWDSCNYNGSFLEYNQDSHRQRIINWIDATGQLSTAFDFTTKGILQEAVKGQLWRLRDAQGKPPGVIGWWPSRAVTFLDNHDTGSTQGHWPFPSNHIMEGYAYILTHPGIPSIFYDHLYDWGTVIHDQIVNLIHIRKQQDINSRSSIRILQAESNLYAAIIGDKLCMKIGSGSWSPTSAEWKLAAHGHQYAVWHK, encoded by the exons ATGGGTGTCATACCAATC GAAAATGATGATGGGCTACATCAAACACGTATCG TGATTCGCAATGGAAGAGAAGTATTGTTACAG GCTTTCAACTGGGAGTCACATAAACATGACTGGTGGAGAAATTTGGAGAGAAAAGTACCTGATATGGCGAAATCCGGGATCACGTCAGCATGGTTACCGCCTGCAACAAATTCATTTGCTCCTGAAG GCTACCTTCCACAGAACCTGTATTCTCTCAACACATCATACGGGTCTGAGTCTTCGCTTAAAGCATTATTAAATAAAATGAAGCAGTACCACATTCGACCAATGGCTGACATAGTCATTAATCACCGTGTGGGGACCACCCGAGGACATGGTGGAATGTATAACCGTTATGACGGGATTGCATTACCATGGGATGAACGTGCTGTTACATCTTGTACTGGTGGACGG GGTAATCGTAGCACTGGAGACAACTTTAATGGGGTTCCAAATATTGATCATACACAAGATTTTGTTCGAAAAGATATTATTGGTTGGCTTAAATGGCTAAGACACACTGTTGGTTTTCAGGATTTCCGTTTTGATTTTGCAAGAGG TTATTCTGCAAAATATGTGAAAGAATACATCGAGGGCGCAAAACCAATATTTTCTGTTGGAGAATACTGGGACTCGTGCAACTATAATGGGTCGTTCCTGGAATACAACCAAG ATAGTCATAGGCAGCGTATTATCAATTGGATTGATGCTACGGGGCAACTCTCTACTGCATTTGACTTCACAACAAAAGGAATTCTTCAG gAAGCTGTTAAGGGGCAACTTTGGCGTTTGCGTGACGCACAAGGAAAGCCTCCAGGAGTGATTGGATGGTGGCCTTCTAGAGCTGTAACTTTTCTCGATAATCATGACACGGGATCAACTCAG GGTCATTGGCCATTTCCTTCTAACCATATCATGGAG GGCTATGCTTACATCCTTACGCATCCAGGGATACCGTCAATCTTCTATGACCATTTGTATGACTGGGGCACTGTCATTCATGACCAAATCGTGAACCTG ATCCATATTCGCAAGCAGCAAGACATCAACAGCAGATCATCCATTAGAATACTTCAAGCTGAGTCCAATCTTTACGCAGCCATAATCGGAGATAAACTGTGCATGAAAATTGGTAGTGGTTCATGGAGTCCAACAAGTGCGGAGTGGAAATTAGCAGCCCACGGGCACCAGTATGCAGTTTGGCATAAGTAA
- the LOC139904091 gene encoding uncharacterized protein, with the protein MDPSHSTAAAGVPPPKQSLGFVANAIKRKHSFIQFFAMSGIFLLSMRSVGQKYRIKDVEEDTAALQQEQNSLSDRIDFIKNSLLAEAAVDSTGTFANRLRVLFGESN; encoded by the coding sequence ATGGATCCGTCGCACTCCACCGCAGCCGCCGGCGTCCCACCGCCAAAACAATCGCTCGGTTTCGTGGCTAACGCGATCAAAAGAAAACACAGTTTCATTCAATTCTTCGCAATGTCTGGTATATTTCTACTAAGCATGCGATCAGTAGGTCAAAAATATCGAATCAAAGATGTTGAAGAAGATACAGCTGCTCTACAACAAGAACAAAATTCACTTTCTGATCGTATTGATTTTATTAAAAATAGTCTTCTTGCTGAAGCTGCGGTTGATTCTACCGGTACTTTTGCTAATCGGCTTCGTGTATTGTTTGGGGAAAGTAATTGA